In Gossypium arboreum isolate Shixiya-1 chromosome 5, ASM2569848v2, whole genome shotgun sequence, a single genomic region encodes these proteins:
- the LOC108451257 gene encoding G-type lectin S-receptor-like serine/threonine-protein kinase SD2-5 — protein sequence MTFLVAICFMLLKKMKCVGKQRKHLKSLISGPLTSFSYNELSFATAKFTERIGGGFGMVYKGVLKNGTMVVIKLLENTRQGIDEFLAEVDNIGNIHHVNLVKLINFCIDKRNKKTRKKIFLDITKGLAYIHDDCRQRIAHLDVKPQNILLDDSFNAKISDFGLSKLINRDKSQVVTQMRGTLGYLAHEWQHSRITVKVDIYRFGIVMLEVITGRMVLDYSQPDSDVCLLKLVKKK from the exons ATGACTTTTCTTGTCGCTATATGCTTCATGCtgttgaagaagatgaaatgTGTAGGCAAACAACGGAAACATCTTAAGTCACTTATCTCAGGACCTCTAACAAGTTTTTCCTACAATGAGTTGTCTTTTGCAACAGCCAAGTTTACTGAAAGGATAGGAGGAGGCTTCGGAATGGTTTATAAAGGGGTTTTAAAGAATGGAACAATGGTTGTAATAAAGCTGCTTGAAAACACCAGACAAGGTATCGATGAGTTTCTAGCGGAAGTGGACAACATTGGGAACATACACCATGTGAACTTGGTGAAGCTAATCAATTTTTGTATTGATAAGCGCAACAAG AAAACAAGGAAGAAGATTTTCCTAGATATAACTAAGGGCTTAGCATATATTCACGATGATTGCCGACAAAGGATTGCTCATTTAGATGTGAAGCCCCAAAACATTCTCCTGGACGATAGCTTCAATGCAAAAATATCTGATTTTGGGCTGTCAAAGTTGATTAACAGAGATAAGAGCCAAGTGGTGACCCAGATGAGAGGCACATTGGGGTACTTGGCTCATGAGTGGCAACACTCGAGAATCACCGTAAAAGTTGACATTTACAGATTTGGGATTGTTATGCTGGAAGTAATCACAGGGAG